One window of the Epinephelus moara isolate mb chromosome 24, YSFRI_EMoa_1.0, whole genome shotgun sequence genome contains the following:
- the LOC126386795 gene encoding putative nuclease HARBI1, which produces MKAQNGVFLPAQTMACPFLQEVVDEEALVLRRAFRRERVFRDRANPLAFPDDHLHERYRFSADGIRYLCRLLGPRIQHHTARSHALSVEQMVCVALRFFASGGFLYSVGDAENLAKATICRVVRSVCLALKSLSGVFISFPGHRRLSDIKEDFYRIAGFPNVIGALDCTHIRIKSPSGAHEGDFVNRKSFHSINVQMVCNADYLISNVVAKWPGSVHDSRIFRSSAVYRRLSQGEFSGVLLGDRGYACEPFCLTPYADPQEAQRAYNDAHARTRARIEMTFGLLKARFQCLHHLRVSPDRACDITVACAVLHNVACLRKERAPRVPSDVDWDNPAIFPDDDSGRLIRDQYVLNYFS; this is translated from the exons ATGAAGGCCCAAAATGGTGTGTTCCTTCCTGCTCAAACAATGGCGTGTCCATTCCTGCAAGAGGTTGTGGATGAAGAAGCTCTTGTGCTCAGGAGAGCCTTCAGGCGGGAGAGGGTCTTCAGGGACAGGGCGAACCCATTGGCCTTCCCTGATGACCACCTACACGAAAGATATAGGTTTTCTGCAGATGGCATCCGATATCTGTGCAGACTGCTGGGTCCCAGGATCCAACACCACACAGCACGGAGCCATGCGCTGAGTGTTGAGCAAATGGTGTGTGTGGCCTTGCGCTTCTTTGCAAGTGGGGGCTTCCTGTACTCAGTGGGGGATGCTGAAAACCTGGCCAAGGCCACAATTTGCCGTGTGGTGCGTAGTGTCTGTCTAGCCCTCAAATCACTATCAGGTGTCTTCATCTCCTTCCCTGGACACAGAAGACTCAGTGACATCAAAGAGGATTTTTATAGGATTGCAG GTTTCCCCAATGTCATTGGTGCACTTGACTGCACCCATATCAGAATAAAATCCCCCTCAGGTGCCCATGAGGGAGATTTTGTGAACAGGAAATCCtttcacagcattaatgttCAG ATGGTCTGCAATGCTGACTACCTGATCAGCAATGTTGTGGCAAAGTGGCCTGGCTCAGTCCATGACTCACGAATCTTTCGGTCCTCTGCAGTCTATCGGCGCCTGTCACAAG GTGAATTCTCTGGTGTGCTGCTGGGGGACAGAGGCTATGCCTGCGAGCCTTTTTGCCTCACACCCTACGCAGACCCTCAGGAAGCACAGCGGGCATATAACGATGCCCATGCCAGGACAAGGGCTCGGATCGAGATGACCTTTGGCCTCCTGAAGGCACGCTTCCAGTGTCTGCACCATCTGAGGGTCAGTCCAGACAGAGCATGCGATATTACTGTGGCCTGTGCTGTCCTCCACAATGTGGCCTGCCTGAGGAAGGAGAGGGCCCCCAGAGTGCCATCAGATGTGGACTGGGACAATCCGGCCATCTTCCCGGATGACGACAGTGGTCGGCTGATCAGGGACCAATACGTTTTGAATTATTTCAGTTAA